The genomic region tgcacaattgcacctggccccaagaacagttacgggctcaggcccaatgagccttaaacaatatgaatttgtagagtgtgcgcttgaaacccaggttagaagtgttttaggattaaatgacaagccaaagattgcgaacacttgaaaacaacaaggaatattgtaaatccacctcctcggacgtaagccaagagctgttcttatattatctctttctcttttttctttttctttttgattacaaaaaagggaATCCCTATTCCTGTCCTAgattgctccttaaatactcctctttttgatactttgtacacgtgttgccccaacttccccttagcctagatatttcttttctcaatgcctttgaatagtaaccagaagtttcccgtccactgttcaggtgtcacttccccattaatgcggccagggtggtaggtgcagggtctttaatgtggaggtggcagcctttatctttggtatttctctgacatcggtgcttctaggacattcaagggttccccctctttaaccattggtcttgaccgtgtcattccctaacctttaccatgaagtcccgggttctccggtgtccgtccgaaggaaaattcaccctcggctagatcctcggatcctcgacgtatgggccgacccatagtactaacaaattctaaacccaaaagcaggtcggccttccttagcatggcccaaaggcccacattcttatcagggtctttttactccccacagcttccatactttttaaaatatttataacaatatcacttaatattattattcaaaaaatgaaaaccacttgttttaaaaactGGATAGGACCGGCCAGTTTAACAAGTTGAATTGGGAATTAGACACGAAGCCGATCCAATAAAAATCAAGTACACCGGCAAAGACCCATCAAAATcggtgaaaactgaaaaccagTTAAGAGCTAAAAAAACTGGGAGCTGATCCCTTTTTTGAAAACTACTGGAGATGTGTTctcaaagtaaaatatttattgaCTCTAAATCttctatcttatttttcttttactacTCAATTtttcaccaataaaaacttaacATATACCAACCTATTtaaattaaatctaatttttctgACTTTACTCATTTCaggtttttaaaatatataaaaaaataaactcaaatAACTCAACCACTCCCATCAGCCCATCCCCACCGGCCGCCACCGCCACCCTTCGGCTAGCCATGCACCATCTCCGGTTAGTGACCCAAAGAAAGCCCAGCCACCCCTATCCACCACCTTGTCCAgtgacctaaaaaaaaaacccccaaaaccTTCCTCACCAGTCACCACCACCTCTCTCTCGCGCCAACGTGAAGAGATCGGAGGCCAGCACTGCAACATGGCACCGCAACCTCTTGGTAGTGCTAGAGTGGAGCGGTGGTGTCTGTTGTGTGATGCccaaatttgattgattgtgtgggtgtgtgatgagtcatATATCAGGTATTTACTGGATAGTTTtgagctttattaacaactacaaagagcctcaattgtgactagtccttttgaggtatagcgcagatgtgacTAACGCTTTTTCTTGagtcgttacatatggtatcagagctaacCCAGTAATCCCATGTAGGCagagacactaccccacaaagtgagccctaacgaggacgttagggatttaTACGGggttgattgtgtgatgtgtgtggatgtgtGATGACTCTCACATTGGGTATTTACTAGGCAAATCTgaactttattaacaactacaatgAGCCTTAATTGTAACTAGTCCTTTTGAGATATAGCGTAGATGTGACTGACGCTTTTCCTTGAGTTGTTATACTATTGTGGTGcgttggggttttttttttttttttttttttttttttttttttttttttttgcagattattattattattatttatttttgtaactaGTCAAAGGTAGTGGGTGGCGGTTCCAAATCAATTGGCTGAAGGTGGGTATCAAGATACGGTGGTTGTCATGAGCGACGATGTCAAGGGTGCTTTCTTCCAGCGTCGGCCaagttttggtggtggtggtggtagggAGGTGTTTATGTGTTTaagttttgggttttctttgggTCATTGATCGAAGGTGGTGGATGGTTGCCGAATCTGGTGGTTGGATATTGTCGGCTGACAaaggttggtggtggtggctagtGGGGATGGGCTGATAGGGGTGGTTGACTGGCTGGGTTatttgagtttatttttttttaatatattttaaaaacctaAAATGAGTAAAgttagaaaaattatatttaatttaaataggTGGATATGTGGCAAGTTTTTACTAGTAGAGTATTGAGTGGTACCAAAAAATGAGACAGGAGATTTGAACTCATATTTATCactcaaaattaaaaacttgaCTCAAACACTTCTAAGCAAACAGTCTTTACcaatcattaattttattttattttttttgttttttagggtCTATTTAGATGCCGtttatttgctgaaaacttaaaacttattgctgaaaatattgtagcaaaataatttttaatgataaatagTGTTGTGGGTCGTGAATAGTGTCGTTAATCTGCGTTTTTGCTAAGATTTTGGCTGGGTCATGAACAGTACTGTAGGACCCAACCAAAAACGCAAACACACAATAATTCCttcccaaacacacacttagttATAGTTTTGAGGGTTGaaattttaaacactaaaaactattattttaattcaaGTAACAAACAGACTGATAATAGCTTACCAAAGTAATTGTTATTCATGTCGACTACGGATGGAGCCAGAACTTTGGGTTAAGAGGGGCAGTTTACTATTGACTGTGTTTCAACCTCTGATTCTGCTACTTAGCTgctgagattttattttattttatttttgtaggtaagaacaaaattatttttgttcagaattttttttaaaagggcaGGGTTattaattttagataaaattagttaattgagcttaattttgtttttagttttactcgtaatttttattgttgaggttttttttttggcttggatattttgttttagattttagatctataaatttttttatggtcactaaaatgaggaaaatgctagattttttttataaattacttaTGTAATAAGtagttattagtaagtaaaaaatgaTGTGAGTGGTGTGTCCATAtgcaaaccaataagaatttgctgcaaaaaaagtttgtaaaaatattataaaaaaatttgtaagtatAACATTAgtattaaaagaattaatgatattgttaaaggaaaataaaatgtaattttatagaatgaaattgttaaaattaataaacatatatataataatattaaaagggGGGTTGCCCCCGCTCCAAGGGTAGTTCCGCCCCTGATGTCGACCGACCTCAACATGTCGTGGCAAAAGTAACGGTGGTAGAAGAAGCTCCATGAGTGATAGTGAATTTTGGCGTAGAAAAATCAATCCATACGTATCCTAGTCGTGTAGTCCAGCCTGTTAGCCAACCAGAACAATACGCGTGGACCCCACAACGCGACTCGGTCTTCAATTCTTCGTCTATACAAACAAAGTGTTCTCCTTACAAACCTCAGAATTATTCTCTTGCAGTATCTCGgcttcaactctctctctctctctctctctctaatggaGTTTCTACACAGAAACTTTGTTTTGACTCTCTTcctactttctctctctaccctCACAGCTCTCTCTTACACCTTCTTCTCCCCCGTTGACAACTACCTCATCGACTGCGGTTCCACCCTGGACTCCACCGTAGACAATCGCCTATTCATTTCCGACTCGTCCCGCTTCAAATCTCACTGGCTCAGCTCAACTCGCTCTGTCTCACTCAAAAGCAACAACCCTTTTGATGTCTCTCCTGGTATATACCAAACAGCTCGAGTCTTCACGAAGCCTTCGAGGTACGAGTTTGAAATCAAGGACAAGGGGACCCACATGGTACGTCTTCATTTCCACAACCTTAGttcttcaaaatttgattttaatgaTGCTCAATTTCATGTTCTCGTTAATGGGTTTGTGGTTTTGAGTGATTTCATTGGTGGGAATTTAGACAGCCCAAAAGTTATGGAGTACCTGATCTGGGTTGAGACTGGTAGGCTTGTAATCACTTTTGTACCCATTTGTAAGTCTAAGTTTGCGTATGTGAATGCTATTGAAGTGATTTCTGCACCAAAAGATCTGATTGTTGACACGGCTCAGTATGTGAGCTCTGAGAAAATTGAGCAATTTGATGGGTTGGTTGAACAAGCTCTTGAAGTTGTGTATAGGGTCAACGTGGGAGGGCCTAAAGTTACACCTTTCAATGATACTTTGTGGAGGACTTGGGTTCCTGATAATGATTTTTTGAAGTCGAGTTTTGGGTCGAAAAGGGTGTATTTTAGTGGTCGGATTAGGTACCAAGTGGGAGGGGCAAGCCGTGAGGTTGGTCCGGATAATGTGTATAATACAGCACGAGTGATTAAGAGTACAAATGCTTCAATTCCTGATGTTAACATTACATGGGTGTTTCCTGTGAAGGGGGGATTTAAGTATCTTGTTCGTTTGCATTTTTGTGACATTGCTAGTATTTCAATTGCTTTGCTGTATTTCAATGTGTATGTTAATGGGAATTTGGCATATAAAGATTTGGATTTGTCGGGTGTTACCAATTATGTATTGGCTGCTCCGTTCTATGCGGACTACGTGGTCGATGGAGATAGTTCTGGGGTTTTAACTGTTAGTGTTGGGCCTTCAAATATGAGCTATGCGTATGGGATTGATGGTATTCTAAATGCTGTTGAGATTATGAAGTTGAATAATTCTATGGGGAGTCTTGTTGGTGACTTGCCTGCGGAGTTCATTTTGAACAGTTGGCCAAGAGGAAATATCCATGTTCTGGTTCCTTTGATTGCTGCTGTTTGTTTGCTGGTAATTCTATCTTTGGTCATGCGTAGGAGGATGACTGGATTAAAGGACTCTGTCATGTGGTCAAAATTGCCTATGGATGTTCCCAATGTTAATGTCAAGTCAGGCTCCCTGCAGCCATAGTGTAATTTGGTATGGATCTAAAACTACAAGGATTTACGTGACATATAACACGAGCATGCTATAGAAAATTAGTGTAGTGCTTATCTTTTCTGGGGTTAGGAATTGCTGGAAGAATAGTAGAGTTCCCTGTTGTATTCTCTGTAACATAAGATAAGTATAAGTTTGAATATAAAGTCTTGAAAGAGCTTCATGTAATTTGCAGAGTACCGTATTACTATTTGTAAGTTGTATTAGTAGTATATAGTTGAAGAATACATTTGTTGGCTTTTTTCTGTTGCTGTTATGTTCTATGTGCTCCTTAGTGAGCTAGAGTTGTCATGATTTGCTTTGTTGTACAATCCCTGTAATAAGCAGGCCTTTAATGATGTAACAGTGCCATATTTATCCATTCTCAGTGCACAACTTCCtctgatttttaaattttgtctgTGAGGTGGATACAAGCCTCAAGTACACATGCTCATGGACGATGGTGCAAGAAGAAAATGGCCCTTAAAACCTTATGAGTAAAACCTACAACCAATTGGGCTTAAGGTCTaataatttaattggatttattTACTTTCTGTAATTGTTTCGTACTTGgattatgaattttattaattctcTTACTAGATAGATAGACTTCATATCATTGGTTAGAATAGTTTCCTTTCCTTAATAAGATAATAAGTTGGgagttttcttttaaagaacCTAGTACTATTTACAGTTTGCTTGAgtaattagatttattgttcTAGTTTTACCTTCAATGGCTTGGTGTCCATCCTAGGCAGCACTAGTTGGTAATTTACAGGTTTTGTTTTCCCTTGCTCaatttataagtttcaaattttcaatagcTTGGTGctgattttaagattttttccCCTCATAATTTTGAGATTTGTGTACTGCAACAGCTTATGGTGTGATATAACCAAGGTTATTTAAAGTGTTCTGAATTATTCTCAGCATATGTTGATATAAAAAGAGATTAGTAGACTTTTCTTAGTTGTAAAAATGCTTGTCTTTGAAATCTCTCCGATTTTAAGTAGCTGAtgcttgaatatatataatttaattagtttttctttctcccAGATTTCACATTttggctgcgtttgtttcggcTGAAAACGCTTTCAAGAAATTATTTTCCAGCCTTTTGTGTGTTTGGTAGTTATAGAAAATTCAGTCAAACGAAAATTCAAATCAACGTTGACCGGAAAATAACCCTTCTCACCCGTAAATTCATTTCCATTCTTAATTTACCTTCAAGAAGAGAGAGCTCAACCACACTCCACCTGAAGAACCCAGGCACATCCTCGTCGGTCAGGTCACCGTCCTTGTTCAAACCCATCTTCGCCGGTGATGCCCAGAACCACCCCTCTACACACAGTCTCGCCGTCGCATGCAAGCCACTTCGTCGACCCATCCCTTGTCCTCGTCCTCCACCGATCCAtccctcatcctcatcctcattgACCCATCCCTCGTTCGAACCAACCTAGAAattcaaatcaagttttacgCTTTGAAACCAgacacgagagagagagagagcttgaaGGGAAAGTGaaacagaagagagagagcttgaACCTAGGAGAATCAGATTGCCGCTATTGGCTCATAGTCGCCGCCTGAAGCTCGTCGTCACCACCAAACATAGCCTTGACCCGATTTCAACCTCTCTcgatctctcactctttcttcctcccCCTCTCTGTTTGATCGCGTTAATGgtgttattttgatttttgtttctttaaaaagtttACGTCttgcaattttctattataaatttgtttggtagttgagaaaatggttgagaaaatgtgagaaaccaatagaaaatttgtatttttcagaatgttaccaaacacttgaaaatattttctactacaattttcaaaatgcaacaaaacactaaaaatatatttttctttccagaaaatattttcacctgaaaatattttacattcaacTAAATGCAGCCTTTGTTTGTCCAATTAGAGAAATTTCTTCATAacccacacccccccccccccccccgccccccaccaaaaaaaaaatccaacaattaAATTTGATTAACAAATTATAGGGAACAAAACAACTAGGAGAAAGCCTAGAGAGACAAGTTTTTACAAAACATTTGACACCtgattttgtgtgtatgtgcaTTTCTCTAACAACTACTACCTTCTCTTCCATGAGATTCCATAACAGAGTTATATATGGATGAGATAGCAATCGGGTTCCCCTGACCTTTCAAACAAACGCCCAACCGCAGTAGAATGTGCTAGTAcattataagaatttttttttttctctggctGAGAAAAGACTTTTATTGTAACAAAGGAAGGCTACAACTGGAGTAAGAGGCCACAGCCTCCAAGAGTAGGAGAATTAGAGTAATCCCATAGTTGACCAACTAAAGAATTCTGCAAGGCCCATTTACCCAGCACATGCATGGATTTGTTAGCAGTAGGCGAACCCGACTAAAAACAACATAAGTCAAGTATCTGAGACAAATCAACCATGTCCAAAGTTACGTACGAGATTCTCCAACTAGCTTGGAAGGTCTTTGAATCTGATAGCTTGAACACACTTTTTAAGTCCCCCTTaaaaagtgatttttctttGCTTCAGTTCCcttgcaattaaaaaattaaaattaaaatttaaaaaaaaaaaaaaaaaccatttgaaGGCTTCAGCTTCTGCGGCTTCAGGCTCAGTAGATGAGGATTTCACAACTGCTTGCAAACATTCTCCAACGTTTCTAACCACGGCAGCAAGTAGGGAGTGAGAAATACCTATCACCTCACCGCATCATTGTTTATCTCTAGCATCCCCTGTTCAGgctttgatttttatatttgcaTAAATTTGCTGTAGGGTTGAAGCCCCATACCTGGGAGATGGCTGCACACATTAGAGTTTAGTTCTCGGACAATGTGGCTTAACAACCAAACAAACCTCACTCTACTCCTTCCTTCCAAATGATGTCCATTGTTAGTATCGAGAATAGAGTAACTTATTTTCTTTGCTCGACCTCTAGTAATGGATAGTCTTCTCTTCTATGAGGTGCAACACCAGTTGTTCAATGGTGGTTGCAGGAATGCACTCAATGCTGATCGCCTCTTTGGCTACATCAcagtgtttgaactttgaacaaTGTAATGTTGTTTCTTCATCCTTTCAACATAGCGGGCAGCTCTGGCCCGTTTAGTTTCCCAGAAAAGATAGCTTAGTAATTGTAGGAATAATATCTGCAGCAACTATCCATAGGTATCTTTATTATTTCATAGATCTTTAGTTTCTATATCTTCCTCCAAATATCCCCACTTCTTTCTGTCTTTTGGTTTTCAGTTAATCGATAAGTTGATTCACTGTTGGTCTACCATCCTGGTCTTCCTGCAGTCTACCCAAGGAAATTATCTTTATTGCTTCCCTGAAATGTTCATCAAAGATTTCATATAAAAGCTGCCTATTCCAGCGTCTCCTAGTTTTTTGACTGACAGCGTCTCCTAGTTGATCAATCAGTTTGGCTACAATTAAGAAGTTTCTCATTGGGTTGTTGACTTCTTGTGCCTTGGGCTAAACCCTGTGATCCAAGGGACCTAGGGGTGCTTCCAGATGTTTACTAAGGCCTATCATAAATCTTAAACCTTTGCTAGTAGTGGTCAAGTACTTAGAACATTTCTCCAAATCAGGGTCATTTCTCTTCTCTAGATGAGGAAATTCGTACCTCAAGTATTTTAAATTCAGGATCTTTGCGCAGCTACAATTCTTTTAAGTTGGTACCGCTCAGGACAATTTGGATAGAAGGGCAGTATTTAAGTcttcaaaattgttgaaacCAAGTCCCCTTAGCTTATTTGGCTTGCTCAAGTCTTTCCATG from Castanea sativa cultivar Marrone di Chiusa Pesio chromosome 11, ASM4071231v1 harbors:
- the LOC142615714 gene encoding putative receptor-like protein kinase At5g24010; this translates as MEFLHRNFVLTLFLLSLSTLTALSYTFFSPVDNYLIDCGSTLDSTVDNRLFISDSSRFKSHWLSSTRSVSLKSNNPFDVSPGIYQTARVFTKPSRYEFEIKDKGTHMVRLHFHNLSSSKFDFNDAQFHVLVNGFVVLSDFIGGNLDSPKVMEYLIWVETGRLVITFVPICKSKFAYVNAIEVISAPKDLIVDTAQYVSSEKIEQFDGLVEQALEVVYRVNVGGPKVTPFNDTLWRTWVPDNDFLKSSFGSKRVYFSGRIRYQVGGASREVGPDNVYNTARVIKSTNASIPDVNITWVFPVKGGFKYLVRLHFCDIASISIALLYFNVYVNGNLAYKDLDLSGVTNYVLAAPFYADYVVDGDSSGVLTVSVGPSNMSYAYGIDGILNAVEIMKLNNSMGSLVGDLPAEFILNSWPRGNIHVLVPLIAAVCLLVILSLVMRRRMTGLKDSVMWSKLPMDVPNVNVKSGSLQP